From Mariprofundus sp. NF, the proteins below share one genomic window:
- a CDS encoding cytochrome b/b6 domain-containing protein: protein MKEKMLKSYKAWDAPTRIFHWVNFTTVLLLIFMGLMMLFKKDMGITSLEAKITLKTIHVLIGYVFVLNLAVRIGWGFVGGRYSRWMNIFPGKGYIGELSSYLASIKAGEPKQYVGHNPLGRLAVAVIMLSLSVMAVTGLVRAGTDIYYPPFGSTFAAQIAADGVDPATIKPYDNTGTDAAKAKALSAFKGPFGTVHIYTSYFLMFLILLHIFVVVRTEIKEGGGLVSAMITGRKALTKEPEDLNG, encoded by the coding sequence TTGAAAGAGAAGATGTTGAAGTCGTACAAGGCATGGGATGCCCCCACGCGTATTTTCCACTGGGTGAATTTCACGACCGTGCTACTGCTTATCTTTATGGGCCTGATGATGCTGTTTAAAAAGGATATGGGCATCACCAGTCTGGAGGCGAAGATCACGCTGAAAACCATTCATGTGTTGATCGGTTACGTTTTTGTATTGAATCTGGCTGTGCGTATTGGCTGGGGTTTTGTCGGCGGTCGTTACTCCCGCTGGATGAATATCTTTCCCGGTAAGGGATATATCGGTGAGCTGAGCAGTTATCTTGCCAGTATTAAAGCGGGTGAGCCAAAACAGTATGTGGGTCACAATCCGCTGGGTCGTCTGGCTGTAGCGGTGATTATGCTCTCGCTCTCTGTGATGGCTGTGACCGGTCTGGTTCGTGCCGGTACCGATATCTATTACCCGCCGTTTGGTTCAACGTTTGCCGCACAGATCGCCGCCGATGGTGTTGATCCTGCAACGATCAAACCGTATGATAATACAGGTACTGATGCAGCGAAGGCCAAGGCGCTGAGCGCATTCAAAGGCCCGTTCGGCACTGTGCACATCTACACTTCCTACTTCCTGATGTTCCTGATCCTGCTGCATATCTTCGTGGTGGTACGTACCGAGATCAAAGAGGGTGGAGGGCTGGTCTCTGCGATGATCACCGGGCGCAAAGCGCTTACCAAAGAGCCGGAAGATCTCAACGGTTAA
- a CDS encoding FKBP-type peptidyl-prolyl cis-trans isomerase has product MKKVFILACVVLLAACSQQEEKKAPALTLDSEESKLAYAIGMDIGMSLKTIGTDLDRAVMIAAINDRLDGADSKLSQEDANKVKQAFFVKQAEKKAAEQKAAAEKNKAEGATFLAEHAGKEGVTVTPSGLHYQVILQGEGAKPTLNDKVTVHYKGTTIDGVEFDSSYSRGEPITFPLAGVIAGWQEGVQLMNVGSKYRLVLPSELAYGERGAGAKIGPNSVLIFEVELIAIVDEKAEAEAAAKLEEAAKAAQAEAKK; this is encoded by the coding sequence ATGAAAAAGGTATTTATTCTTGCCTGTGTTGTTCTGCTTGCTGCATGCAGTCAGCAGGAAGAGAAAAAGGCTCCGGCGCTAACGCTTGATAGCGAAGAGTCCAAGCTCGCTTATGCCATTGGTATGGATATCGGCATGTCACTGAAAACAATAGGTACTGATCTGGATCGGGCCGTGATGATTGCCGCAATCAATGATCGACTGGATGGCGCCGACAGCAAATTGAGTCAGGAAGATGCCAACAAGGTGAAACAGGCCTTTTTTGTGAAACAGGCTGAGAAGAAGGCGGCTGAGCAGAAGGCGGCAGCTGAAAAGAACAAGGCAGAGGGCGCCACTTTTCTTGCTGAGCATGCAGGAAAAGAGGGTGTGACTGTAACACCGAGTGGTCTGCACTATCAGGTTATCCTGCAGGGTGAGGGTGCCAAACCTACTCTGAACGATAAAGTTACCGTTCACTACAAAGGTACAACCATTGATGGTGTTGAGTTCGACTCCTCCTACAGCCGTGGTGAGCCGATCACTTTTCCTCTGGCTGGCGTGATTGCCGGTTGGCAGGAGGGCGTTCAGTTGATGAATGTCGGCTCCAAATACAGGCTCGTTCTGCCATCTGAGCTTGCTTATGGTGAGCGTGGTGCCGGAGCCAAAATCGGCCCCAACAGTGTTCTGATCTTTGAGGTTGAGCTGATTGCGATCGTCGATGAGAAGGCTGAGGCAGAGGCTGCGGCCAAGCTTGAAGAGGCTGCCAAAGCGGCACAGGCCGAAGCCAAAAAGTAG